AAGGCGAACGGGGATTTCCGGCTGGGGAAGGCGCTCTTCGAGAAGAAGCTGGCACTGGAGGAGCACGTGGCGCTGACGGCCGAGCAGCTGCGGGACGTCAACGAGCGGGCCATCCGGAGGTACCAGGAGTGGGTGGCGAAGGAGGCGGCGCGGGTGGACGCGACGAAGTCACCGGTGGCGGTGATGGACGCGCTGGCGCACGACCATCCGACGGCGGAGGAGCTGATTCCGACGGCGCGCAAGCAATTGGAGGAGTGCCAGCGGTTCGTGGTGGAGAAGGGGCTGCTGACGTTGCCCTCGGAGCGGCTGCCGACGGTGCGCGAGACGCCGCCGTACGCGCGGATGGGCTTCGCGTCGATGGACACGCCGGGGCCATTCGAGACGCGGGCGACGGAGGCCTTCTACAACATCACCAACGTGGAGCCGGAGTGGACGGCGGAGCAGAAGGCGCAGCACCTGACGTACTTCAACCGGGCGGGGCTGTTGGGCATCACGGTGCACGAGGGGATGCCGGGACACTTCGTGCAGCTGCTGTACGAGGCCCGGATTCCGACGGAGGTGCGCAAGGTGTTCACGCCGGCGTCGCTGGTGGAGGGCTGGGCGCACTACGTGGAGCAGATGATGGTGGACGAGGGCTTTGGCGGAGGAGACCCCGCGGTGCGGCTGGGGCAGCTGAGGCGGGCACTGCAACGGCATGCGCGGTGGCACGCGGGCCTGTCGATGCATGCTTTTGGTGAGACGGTGGAGGGAGCGGCGAAGCGCTACGCGGAGATCGCCTACTTCGAGCCCTTCCCGGCGCTACGCGAGGTGCAGCGGGGCACGTTCAACCCGACGTATCTCTATTACGCACTGGGGCGGATGCAGATCCTGAAGCTTCGCGAGGACTACAAACGTTACCTGGAGGCGCGGGGACAGACGTTCTCATTGCGCGACTTCCACGACCGGTTCCTGCAACTGGGGTTGCCGGTGTCGTTGGCGCGGCAGGCGATGATGCCGGGGGACACGGGCCCGTCGCTGGAGTGAGCGGCATTTCCCCTCAAGCTGACTTCAAGCGGGCGAGCCAGTCCTGGAACTCGTCCCCCAGATTCATGATGAAGTCGAAGCGGCCGGTGGAGATCATCTCGACCAGCCGCCGGTCGCGGGCGATGAGCTCGGGCACGCTGGTGGGAAAATGGATGCCGGGCATGCCATCGAACAGGTAGCCCTGGTCCACCACGAGCATGTCGACGAAGTGGGAGAGGGTATCGAAGAAGCGGTCCACGTCCGAGGCGATGGGCAGGACGTACCTGTCCATATAGGCATCAATGTAGATGACGGGCTGGCGGCCCTGTTCGTCGGCCAGCTTGGGCACCACGGCGTAGTAGTAGGCGAGCCCGGGGATGTTTCCGAAGATGACAGAGGAGTGGAAGGGCTCCTCCGGGCGGCGAAATCCCTCTGTGTCCAGTGCGATTCCATTGAGCTGGTCATCGACCTGGTTGAGGAAGAGCTGCCCACCGGACTCATCTCCAAAATCGGCCCCGCCAAGGCGCCGGTAGACGGCCGCGAGCACGGGGTCGAAGGGGTGGCCCGCGACGAGTACTCCCGCTTCGGGCGGGGAACGCCCAGGCGGCTGGATTTTCATGGCCAGCCCATGCTTCCGGTACACCTCGATCAACCGGTCGAGCCCAGGCAGTGGCATATCCGCATGCGTGGTCATGTCAGGAGCAGATCTATCAGAACCTTTACTTCATCGAGTGCATCTGCCTCGGCCTTGGCGAGTGCGGATGCGGAGTGGCCTGTTTCATAACGTTGGTTGAACCAGCGACCGAAGTGCCGGTCGACGATGGCAGCGACTTTCCGTACGTCCTCGGCAGTGGCCCTGCCTTTCGCCGGACGGAACGCCGTCCAAACATTGTTGATTCTCTCATGTACGAGCCTGTGCACACCCCACAGGTTTTCCCTGGCGTTGATGTTCAACCGATCGAAGAGATGGGCGTACTCCAGGGGCAGGCGATGATGCACGGGATAGCGTCTCTTCCCATCATCAAGCAGTAGCTTCGCTAGGTCGGTATGGAACTTCCCGTAGAAGTCGTTGTGCGCCATCTGCCTGAGTTCTCTGCTCGCATCGCCGTCGAGCCTGGCGTCGAGGAGCTTCTCGAAGCGGGCCATGAGCTTGCGGAACTGCTCCTTCTCCGCGACTGACAGTCCTCGCGTCTGGGCCTTCGTCCACAAGCGATGGAACTGTTCGCGCTCCGCCGGACGTACCCGGGCGAGGAAGGAGCGGAACCAGGCCACGGCTTCCGAGCCGCCGCGAGCCAGGATGGGCGCCAGCCTGGGGGCCACGGCCTCGAAGAGCGCGATGCCACCGCGTAACGCGAGGCTGCTGATGAACCAGGTGGCGAGGAACTCGGTGCTGCTGACCCCCGCTTGGAGGAAGGCGTCCTGGGTCTCCTCCCTCCACTCGCGGAGGATGCGCTCGTAGAGCGCGTAGTGCTCGGCGACGAGGTCAGGCGGGGCCTCCGCGGCCGGGCGCAGTGTCCCGGCTTCCACCACGCGCCAGCGCGCATGCCGTTCCGTCCGGCGGTGCTCCGCCATCAGCGTCAACCGGAGCGTGCGCGGTCCGAGGCCGTGGGTGAAGGGCAGGAGCGCCTGGGTGAGTTGCGCGATCAGTTCCGGCGAAGGCTCTCGGATGGGCGCGCCACCCAGGGACTCGTATCGTGCGGTCGTCGCGCCAAGGACCCGCTCGTCATCCAACAGTACATCCGCCAGCACCGTGGCGCTGCCCCCATCGGGAACCCGCAGCCCCTTGGCCAGCTGGATGGCCACGGCATGCGCCTGGGCAAGAGTGTCCGCCGTTACGCCCGTGCGCCGCACGGGTAACGTTCTGGCCTCCAGGGGCTTGGCGTTGTCCGAGGTGGTGAGGGCGCGCAGGCCCCAGCCGTGCCGCTCCCGGTGCAGGGTGAGGACAAGCTCTCCGGTGCGCGCGTTCACGTAGGTGGGCAGGTACGTCTCGAGCCCCGGGGCGAACGCGGCCGTTTTCAAAGCGAGGCCCGCGCTCGTGCCACCGCGCTTCCAGGACAGCAGAGTCAGTACACCGTTCTGCGCCCAGAAGCGGAAGACCAGATCGGCACCGGCCTCCTCCACGTGACTGGCCACTCCGCGCATGCCCGAGAGCGCTGCCGTGGCCTCGGCCCGGCGCGCTTCTTCGTCCGTCTCCACATGACGCGCCTCCCACGGTGGAGGCAGGTCCCTACCGGCTTCTTCTGCCGGAAGGTCTTCCTCGGGCTCGAGGCCCTCCATCGCCCCCGTCGTCGCACAGGCCTGAAGTATCAGGGCCAGGAGCCATATCCACCCGGCGGGTCGAGCCGTTCCCCATCTCATATTGGGGAGAGCCTATACTTGGAGTCTTCCGATACCTGCCTGGGTGCGATTTCCACGACCAGTTTCTGCAACTCGGACTACCCGTGCCGCTGGTGCGGCAGGCGCTGATGCCGGGGGACACGAGTTCGTTGCTGCAGTAGCGTGTGCCTCCTCACGGTCTCCGCTTCGATATTCCGAAGCGGCCGAGGAGGGGGGAGTACCGCATGAAGCGTGTAGTGATTGCGAGTATGCTGCTGTCCACGCCTGTTCTTGCCGCGGACTATCGAGACTGCAAGGAATTGTTCGTGTCACCCATGGAAGTACTTGCTCCTGAAACCAAGTCCACTGGAGCAGCCTGGGACAACGGGTCACATGCAGACCCCGAGCTGATGGCCAGGCCTGCCGAGCGAAACGATGTACCCAGCGTCGCCATCGGGCCAAAGTTGGAGGATACGCCCAAGCCTCGTTGGAACAGCATCTTCGTGGACGAGACAAGTACGGGGGCGTGGCTTCCGGTGCGCGTGGGGGACAGTGTCAAGCTGAGCCTCGTTGACCGTGATGCCATGTCGGACGATTTGATGGCGCAGTACATCGTGGAAGTACCGAAGCAACTCGCGACAAATGGAGTCACTTTTGTCGTGGCAGGGGGGGACACACGCAACCCTCTGTTTCTTCGTATTTCCGCCACTGACGGCAAGCGTGCGTGTTCGGGGGTCGAGTCCCTGGAACCGCTCGTTTACGAACTGCCCAAGCCGGCCTTCATTGCGAAGGTGGACACCGCGCTCTTCGAGAAGATCAAGGCCTATAACCGCTGCAGCGTGAACGGAGCCTCGGCTGCATGCAAGGCGGCGAACTACACTGCTGTGTACGGTGACATCAACAAGGACGGTGTCACTGATACGATCGTCAAGGGAGGGCCCTTCGGTGGTGGAAAGGCCATCGTGATCGCCATCACTCAGGGCTTCGAGCCGTCGACTCGTCAGGACGTCTTCCTGGGCGCCTGCGAGGACATGGGAGTCTCGGCTTCGGGCGAG
The sequence above is drawn from the Archangium gephyra genome and encodes:
- a CDS encoding DUF885 domain-containing protein, yielding MIRATLCSAVLLLVPACAPRTGSGAAASASAMASTPADAEYARFAREYLDWYYAAHPVRATSLGLHQHDARVQDLSAEAIQHQAKALHGWLARLERLDRAALTGDAVFDVRILENAIRAELLELEEERGWQRNPMLYNNVIASALSSLSQREFAPVEERVRSLLARMERIAAVVAAAKANLRDVPKPWAEQGLRDTRGTVGFLRGDLPKALEAQGLARVDAALRQEFTAALARAVTEVEGFARWQEQELLPKANGDFRLGKALFEKKLALEEHVALTAEQLRDVNERAIRRYQEWVAKEAARVDATKSPVAVMDALAHDHPTAEELIPTARKQLEECQRFVVEKGLLTLPSERLPTVRETPPYARMGFASMDTPGPFETRATEAFYNITNVEPEWTAEQKAQHLTYFNRAGLLGITVHEGMPGHFVQLLYEARIPTEVRKVFTPASLVEGWAHYVEQMMVDEGFGGGDPAVRLGQLRRALQRHARWHAGLSMHAFGETVEGAAKRYAEIAYFEPFPALREVQRGTFNPTYLYYALGRMQILKLREDYKRYLEARGQTFSLRDFHDRFLQLGLPVSLARQAMMPGDTGPSLE